A window from Malania oleifera isolate guangnan ecotype guangnan chromosome 7, ASM2987363v1, whole genome shotgun sequence encodes these proteins:
- the LOC131160169 gene encoding uncharacterized protein LOC131160169 codes for MSSPSRKKQNSSGKPSSSRRRGGRELDQQQQQLEAEICELKAKNSCLRKILADTRQRANEAAACNRDLKASVGSMRAMAQKNEEEMVKRLATEVSPLLFQAMSQIASSSSSSSSSSDCVGKQAASCSSGSKTAADAEEPNSQE; via the exons ATGAGTAGTCCAAGTAGAAAGAAGCAGAACTCCTCCGGCAAACCATCATCATcgagaagaagaggaggaagggAATTAGACCAACAACAACAGCAACTTGAGGCAGAG ATTTGTGAACTGAAAGCTAAAAATTCTTGTTTGAGGAAGATACTCGCTGACACAAGGCAAAGAGCCAATGAAGCAGCTGCTTGCAACAGAGATTTAAAAGCTAGCGTTgggtcaatgagggccatg GCGCAAAAGAATGAAGAGGAGATGGTTAAAAGACTCGCTACTGAAGTGAGCCCACTGCTCTTCCAAGCCATGTCTCAGAttgcttcttcttcatcatcatcatcatcatcatctgatTGTGTTGGAAAACAAGCTGCTTCCTGCAGCAGCGGCAGCAAAACAGCGGCCGACGCAGAAGAACCCAACTCCCAAGAATGA